In a single window of the Elaeis guineensis isolate ETL-2024a chromosome 8, EG11, whole genome shotgun sequence genome:
- the LOC140859642 gene encoding probable E3 ubiquitin-protein ligase XBOS32 isoform X2, whose translation MGVLSIMGNSFGCSASGERLYRQQGDLQEAKALLEYNPRLARYSTFGVRNSPLHYSAARGHHEIVSLLLESGVDINLQNVRGQTLMLFNANL comes from the exons ATGGGAGTTTTGAGCATCATGGGCAATTCCTTTGGGTGCTCGGCATCCGGGGAGCGGCTGTATCGGCAGCAAGGCGACCTCCAAGAAGCCAAGGCTCTGTTGGAATACAATCCCCGGCTTGCCAGGTACTCCACCTTTGGTGTCCGGAATTCGCCGCTCCATTACTCTGCAGCACGAGGCCACCATG AGATTGTCTCTCTGTTGCTCGAATCTGGCGTTGATATTAATCTCCAGAACGTCCGAGGACAG ACTCTAATGCTTTTTAATGCCAAT CTCTAA
- the LOC140859642 gene encoding probable E3 ubiquitin-protein ligase XBOS32 isoform X1 encodes MGVLSIMGNSFGCSASGERLYRQQGDLQEAKALLEYNPRLARYSTFGVRNSPLHYSAARGHHEIVSLLLESGVDINLQNVRGQTLMLFNANIHRTDYLNGGTALHFAALNGHT; translated from the exons ATGGGAGTTTTGAGCATCATGGGCAATTCCTTTGGGTGCTCGGCATCCGGGGAGCGGCTGTATCGGCAGCAAGGCGACCTCCAAGAAGCCAAGGCTCTGTTGGAATACAATCCCCGGCTTGCCAGGTACTCCACCTTTGGTGTCCGGAATTCGCCGCTCCATTACTCTGCAGCACGAGGCCACCATG AGATTGTCTCTCTGTTGCTCGAATCTGGCGTTGATATTAATCTCCAGAACGTCCGAGGACAG ACTCTAATGCTTTTTAATGCCAAT ATTCATAGAACGGATTATCTCAATGGTGGAACGGCTCTCCACTTTGCAGCTCTAAATGGTCACACTTGA